One stretch of Tepiditoga spiralis DNA includes these proteins:
- a CDS encoding radical SAM protein, with protein sequence MSKQHSKVHVNYHIYTVKDAKEMFKNRDIYIWGAGQKGRGFLKALQRNGFNVKAFLDSSPLLIGTTYENIPILNPIDVLENKKLLNNAYILTASVDKKNKEMFKICESYDLKKGQDFINIQKFTPYYPVIEISGACNLKCISCPRGDSRNRFKKNGFMSIENYKKVIKKLIKEMPFLYLVDLYIWGEPLLNPDLSKIIKINNEYGIASGISTNLNYEKHLEKVIKSKPPQIRVSVSGYGPEHYEITHTGGKWDVFYNNLLKLHDYIEKYKTNTIVEVYFHVNKVNIAEYIKVKELCDNLGFRINLTISRVFHDYALEYVETGKLPENAKKGAELMLVSLDEMLEDAKREKEKDCLLKRIVPVINWDLSVMACCDYIYRKLEDNYLETSFEEIIKLREEHTLCKTCQKYALHRYSNPLYYTKFVEKKIKTYTKLSKDENNA encoded by the coding sequence ATGTCAAAACAACATTCAAAAGTTCATGTAAATTATCATATATATACAGTTAAAGATGCAAAAGAAATGTTTAAGAATAGAGATATATACATATGGGGAGCTGGACAAAAAGGAAGAGGCTTTTTAAAAGCTTTACAAAGAAATGGTTTTAATGTTAAAGCTTTTCTCGATAGTTCTCCTTTACTTATTGGAACAACCTATGAAAATATTCCAATACTAAATCCAATTGATGTTTTAGAAAATAAAAAATTATTGAATAATGCTTATATTCTTACTGCCAGTGTTGATAAAAAAAATAAAGAAATGTTTAAAATATGTGAAAGTTATGATTTAAAAAAAGGTCAAGATTTTATAAATATTCAAAAATTCACACCATATTATCCAGTAATAGAAATTTCTGGAGCATGTAATTTAAAATGTATTAGTTGCCCAAGAGGTGATTCAAGAAATAGGTTTAAAAAAAATGGATTTATGAGCATTGAAAATTATAAAAAAGTAATAAAAAAATTAATCAAAGAAATGCCATTTTTATATCTTGTTGATTTATATATATGGGGAGAGCCTTTATTAAATCCAGATTTAAGTAAAATAATAAAAATTAATAATGAATATGGGATTGCTAGTGGAATTTCAACAAACTTAAATTACGAAAAACATCTTGAGAAAGTAATAAAGTCTAAACCTCCACAAATTAGAGTTTCTGTATCAGGTTATGGACCTGAACATTATGAAATAACTCATACAGGTGGAAAATGGGATGTATTTTATAACAATCTTTTAAAATTGCATGATTACATAGAAAAATACAAAACCAATACAATAGTAGAAGTATATTTTCACGTAAACAAAGTAAATATTGCTGAATATATAAAAGTAAAAGAATTATGTGATAATCTCGGTTTTAGAATTAATTTAACTATTTCAAGAGTTTTTCACGATTATGCATTAGAATATGTTGAAACAGGTAAATTACCTGAAAATGCTAAAAAGGGAGCAGAATTAATGCTTGTATCTCTTGACGAAATGTTAGAAGATGCTAAACGAGAAAAAGAAAAAGATTGTCTTTTGAAAAGAATCGTTCCAGTAATAAATTGGGATCTTTCCGTAATGGCATGCTGTGATTATATATACAGAAAATTAGAAGATAATTATCTTGAAACTTCATTTGAAGAAATTATCAAATTGAGAGAAGAACATACGTTGTGTAAAACATGTCAAAAATATGCTTTACACAGATATTCTAATCCATTATATTATACAAAGTTTGTAGAGAAAAAAATTAAAACGTATACAAAACTTTCAAAAGATGAAAATAATGCGTAA
- a CDS encoding class I SAM-dependent methyltransferase, translating to MFKIENMPSRSQFFPTEEIINMDKPITLNIVQCSKCGLVQLDNEPVSYYKEVIRATSVSSKMKKFRLHQLKTFIEKYKLYKKKGIEIGCGNCDYLDILNELDIEIYGIEFSEKNIKICKEKNLKVFKGFIENEIYKIPKKPYDIFFIFNYLEHIPNPIIFLKGIWNNLTENGIGIIEVPNFNMILKEKMLSEFTIDHLSYFTKNTLELTLKLSGFEILEINEIWNDYILSAIVRKRNLINVEDFDNFKTILKKNIDDFIKENNDFAIWGAGHQALAIIAMTNLNKKCKFIIDSASFKQNKYTPATHIKIVSPEYLRKHNVKSILIMAGSYSDEIAQILKKEYPDIKNYILKQNKIIRNN from the coding sequence TTGTTTAAAATAGAAAATATGCCTTCACGATCTCAATTCTTCCCTACAGAAGAAATTATTAATATGGACAAACCAATAACCTTAAATATAGTTCAATGTAGTAAATGCGGGCTTGTTCAACTTGATAATGAACCCGTTTCATATTATAAAGAAGTTATTAGAGCTACATCAGTTTCATCAAAAATGAAAAAATTTAGATTACATCAATTAAAAACATTTATTGAAAAATACAAATTATACAAAAAAAAAGGTATAGAAATTGGTTGTGGAAATTGTGATTATTTAGATATATTAAATGAATTAGATATTGAAATATATGGAATAGAATTTTCAGAAAAAAATATAAAAATATGTAAAGAAAAGAATTTAAAAGTTTTTAAGGGTTTTATAGAAAATGAAATTTATAAAATTCCAAAAAAACCTTATGACATTTTTTTTATTTTTAATTATCTTGAACACATACCAAATCCTATTATTTTTTTAAAAGGTATATGGAACAATCTTACAGAAAATGGAATAGGAATAATAGAAGTCCCTAATTTTAATATGATATTAAAAGAAAAAATGTTATCTGAATTTACCATAGATCATCTTTCATATTTTACAAAAAACACATTAGAGCTTACATTAAAATTAAGTGGATTTGAAATACTTGAAATAAATGAAATTTGGAATGATTATATATTATCTGCTATTGTAAGAAAAAGAAATTTAATTAATGTAGAGGATTTTGATAATTTTAAAACTATTTTAAAAAAGAATATTGATGATTTCATAAAAGAAAATAATGATTTTGCAATATGGGGTGCAGGACATCAAGCATTGGCAATTATTGCTATGACTAATCTAAATAAAAAATGCAAATTTATTATAGATTCTGCATCATTTAAACAAAATAAGTATACACCAGCTACTCATATAAAGATTGTTTCACCTGAATATTTAAGAAAACATAATGTTAAGTCGATATTAATTATGGCAGGTAGTTATTCGGATGAAATTGCTCAAATATTAAAAAAAGAATACCCGGATATTAAAAATTATATATTAAAGCAAAATAAAATTATAAGAAATAACTGA
- a CDS encoding radical SAM/SPASM domain-containing protein, translated as MDKKINYKVQKNESMKRNLLKETKPYVYEKILKFEEKVKKGESIAIIQFQYNYACNFNCAHCGISQLRKPEARSFTPKDVEELSRQADEMGLAHFVITGGEPLVFSDLDDVIRAIDPKKFYISLDTNGWFFDEEKAFHLKEIGVDKIQLSLDSLDEKEHDEFRRKQGSHERALRAIDAAKKAGLNIIIQTVVTKQRVHSQEFENFLKFLNSKDVGVFITYAKPVGNWEGNYDVLVTREDMEYVRNLEKKYNVFTHLTPGYGLDLGCIAVKRMISVTQYGEVMPCPYIHASLGNVFEEPLKDIIERGLNIKWFGKYVDTCLIAEDKHFIEEYDSKRIYGNKPLPVPWFKVFDENDFIKNEKELKAEKTKNGYLRWRK; from the coding sequence ATGGATAAAAAAATCAATTATAAAGTTCAGAAAAATGAAAGTATGAAGAGAAATCTTTTAAAAGAAACAAAACCATATGTATATGAAAAAATATTAAAATTTGAAGAAAAAGTAAAAAAAGGAGAAAGTATAGCAATAATACAATTTCAATATAATTATGCATGTAATTTTAATTGTGCTCATTGTGGTATTTCTCAATTAAGAAAACCTGAAGCACGCAGTTTCACCCCAAAAGATGTTGAAGAATTATCAAGGCAGGCAGACGAAATGGGACTTGCACATTTTGTAATTACAGGTGGAGAACCTCTTGTTTTTTCTGATTTAGATGATGTTATTAGAGCTATTGATCCTAAAAAATTTTATATATCTCTTGATACAAATGGATGGTTTTTTGATGAAGAAAAAGCATTTCATTTAAAAGAAATAGGTGTAGACAAAATACAATTAAGTTTAGATAGTCTTGATGAAAAAGAACATGATGAATTTAGAAGAAAACAAGGTTCACATGAAAGGGCTTTAAGAGCTATAGATGCTGCAAAAAAAGCTGGATTAAATATTATTATTCAAACTGTGGTTACAAAGCAAAGAGTACATTCCCAAGAATTTGAAAATTTTCTTAAATTTCTAAATTCAAAAGACGTTGGTGTGTTTATTACATATGCTAAACCAGTTGGAAATTGGGAAGGTAATTATGATGTACTAGTTACACGTGAAGATATGGAATATGTAAGAAATTTAGAGAAAAAATATAATGTTTTTACACATTTAACTCCAGGATATGGTTTGGATCTAGGTTGTATTGCAGTAAAAAGAATGATTTCTGTTACTCAATATGGTGAGGTAATGCCATGTCCATATATACATGCATCATTAGGTAATGTTTTCGAAGAACCTTTAAAAGATATTATAGAAAGAGGATTGAATATAAAATGGTTTGGTAAATACGTTGATACATGTCTTATTGCAGAAGATAAACATTTTATTGAAGAATATGATTCAAAAAGAATTTACGGAAATAAACCTTTACCAGTACCATGGTTCAAAGTGTTTGATGAAAATGATTTCATAAAAAATGAAAAGGAATTAAAAGCTGAAAAAACAAAAAACGGATATTTAAGGTGGAGGAAATAA
- a CDS encoding NAD-dependent epimerase/dehydratase family protein, translating into MYKNPLSEDLDFIIKKLEKDIYKLKNENIFITGGTGFFGKWFLETLLYANEKLDLNIHIGILSRNPERFKKLYPHLNDEKFITFYKGDIRDFKFPEEKFSYIIHGASASAEGWFRGDSQISRFNIITDGTKRILDFAKNSKIKKFLYMSSGKVYGTHPIFYDKIPENYCGNLCLDDPNAALSIGKKSAEFLTLQYSKEYNFNVAIARGFAFVGPYLQLNLHYAIGNFIRDAINNKSIIIKGDGTPIRSYLYAADAIIWFLKILLNSKNMRIYNVGSEKDYTIKEIAEIVSKSVSPKVDIIIKKSKIDDNVDKYIPSVEKIKSELNVDEYTDIYTLIMKTIRFYKERG; encoded by the coding sequence ATGTATAAAAATCCTTTATCAGAAGATCTTGATTTTATAATAAAAAAATTAGAAAAGGATATATACAAATTAAAAAATGAAAATATTTTTATCACAGGTGGTACTGGTTTTTTTGGTAAATGGTTTCTTGAAACATTGTTATATGCTAATGAAAAATTAGATCTTAATATACATATAGGTATATTATCTAGAAATCCCGAACGATTTAAAAAGTTATATCCACATTTAAATGATGAAAAATTTATTACTTTTTATAAAGGAGATATTAGAGATTTTAAATTTCCTGAAGAAAAATTCTCTTATATTATCCATGGTGCCAGCGCATCAGCAGAAGGGTGGTTTCGTGGAGATAGCCAAATATCTCGATTTAATATAATAACTGATGGTACAAAAAGAATTTTAGATTTCGCTAAAAACTCAAAAATTAAAAAATTTTTATATATGAGTTCCGGTAAAGTTTATGGAACTCATCCTATTTTTTATGATAAAATCCCTGAAAATTATTGTGGAAATTTATGTTTGGATGATCCGAATGCTGCATTATCAATAGGTAAAAAAAGTGCAGAATTTTTGACATTACAATATTCAAAAGAATATAATTTCAACGTTGCTATAGCAAGAGGCTTCGCATTTGTTGGACCTTATCTTCAATTAAATCTTCATTATGCAATAGGAAATTTTATAAGAGATGCTATAAATAATAAATCCATTATTATAAAAGGCGATGGCACTCCTATAAGATCTTACTTATATGCTGCAGATGCTATTATATGGTTTTTAAAAATTTTATTAAATTCAAAAAATATGCGTATTTATAATGTTGGATCGGAAAAAGATTATACAATAAAAGAAATTGCTGAAATTGTTTCAAAATCTGTATCTCCTAAAGTGGATATAATAATTAAAAAGTCAAAAATCGATGATAATGTAGATAAATATATTCCTTCTGTTGAAAAAATAAAATCAGAACTCAATGTAGATGAATATACAGACATATATACCTTAATAATGAAAACCATAAGATTTTATAAAGAAAGAGGTTGA
- a CDS encoding thiamine pyrophosphate-binding protein: MIKLSDYVFKLISNLGVKHVFMFPGGGCMHLVDSLGKNKKLKYITNLNEQAVSISVESYAEATNNIAVGLVTTGPGGTNSITGVAAGWVDFIPMLMISGQVKRADMIGNSGVRQKGFQEIDIISLVKPITKYAVTVMNPEDIRYHLEKAVYLAKSGRPGPVWIDIPLDVQAAIIDEKNLKGFIPSEEKKNNNLEIAIEKVIELIKKSKRPVILAGNGIRLGNAEELFQSVIRKLNIPVLLTWKVIDFLDENDPLNFGRPGAIASRYANFIQQKSDLFISIGARLDTGQTAYNHKNFAPNAKKVIVDIDINEINKLNMDIELKIEANAYDFLEILNKKIQNITFEKKEKWINFCSELKNKYPIILEEYYKEKDFVNPYVLIDILSQKLTEKDAVIPGSSGICSEITMQSFKVKKGQRVYNNEGFGSMGFGLPASIAGTIALNRRTVCITGDGGIQMNIQELETLRRLNLNLKCFVLDNNGYGSIVNTQNNYFKGNYVGSNEESGLTLPSMEKLSKAYNLKFYEIKNNDYLIKYIDEILEYNGPVICNVKIPETFTTMPRTKSKVENEKIITLPMEDLWTYLDREEFNKIMSF; the protein is encoded by the coding sequence ATGATAAAATTATCTGATTATGTTTTTAAGCTTATTTCCAATCTTGGAGTAAAACACGTTTTTATGTTTCCAGGAGGAGGATGTATGCATCTTGTGGATTCACTTGGAAAAAATAAAAAATTAAAATATATAACAAATCTAAATGAACAAGCTGTTTCTATAAGTGTTGAATCCTATGCAGAAGCAACTAATAATATTGCTGTTGGACTAGTTACAACTGGACCCGGAGGAACAAACTCTATTACTGGCGTAGCAGCAGGATGGGTAGATTTCATTCCAATGTTGATGATATCAGGTCAAGTAAAAAGAGCAGATATGATTGGAAATTCTGGTGTAAGGCAAAAGGGATTTCAGGAAATAGATATTATTTCTCTTGTAAAACCTATTACAAAATATGCTGTTACTGTAATGAATCCAGAAGATATACGTTATCATCTTGAAAAAGCTGTATATCTTGCAAAAAGTGGAAGACCTGGCCCAGTTTGGATAGATATACCTCTTGATGTTCAAGCTGCTATTATAGATGAAAAAAATCTAAAAGGATTTATACCTTCTGAAGAAAAAAAGAATAATAATTTAGAAATAGCTATTGAAAAAGTTATTGAATTAATAAAGAAATCAAAACGCCCTGTTATTTTAGCGGGAAATGGCATAAGACTTGGAAATGCTGAAGAATTATTTCAAAGTGTAATCAGAAAATTAAATATTCCAGTATTATTAACTTGGAAAGTTATTGACTTTTTAGATGAAAATGACCCTCTAAATTTTGGAAGGCCAGGGGCTATTGCATCAAGATATGCAAATTTTATCCAACAAAAATCCGATTTATTTATTTCCATAGGTGCAAGATTGGATACAGGTCAAACAGCATATAATCACAAAAATTTTGCACCAAATGCTAAAAAAGTAATTGTTGATATTGATATAAATGAGATTAATAAACTGAATATGGATATAGAATTAAAAATAGAAGCAAACGCTTATGATTTCTTAGAAATATTAAACAAAAAAATCCAAAATATCACTTTTGAAAAAAAAGAAAAATGGATTAATTTCTGTTCAGAATTAAAAAACAAATATCCTATTATTTTAGAAGAATATTATAAGGAAAAAGATTTTGTTAATCCTTATGTATTAATTGATATTTTATCTCAAAAATTAACAGAAAAAGATGCGGTTATTCCTGGAAGTTCAGGAATATGTAGCGAAATTACTATGCAATCTTTCAAAGTTAAAAAAGGACAAAGGGTATATAATAATGAAGGTTTTGGATCTATGGGATTTGGATTACCTGCTTCTATTGCGGGAACTATTGCTTTAAATAGAAGAACTGTTTGTATAACAGGTGATGGTGGAATTCAAATGAATATTCAGGAATTAGAAACGCTGAGAAGATTAAACTTAAACCTTAAATGTTTTGTCCTTGATAATAATGGATATGGATCAATTGTTAATACACAAAATAATTATTTCAAGGGTAATTATGTAGGAAGTAATGAAGAAAGTGGTTTAACTTTACCTTCTATGGAAAAACTTTCTAAAGCTTATAATTTGAAATTTTATGAAATAAAAAATAATGATTATTTGATTAAGTATATTGATGAAATATTAGAATATAATGGTCCCGTTATATGTAATGTAAAAATACCAGAAACCTTTACAACAATGCCAAGAACAAAATCAAAAGTAGAGAATGAAAAAATTATTACATTACCAATGGAAGATCTATGGACTTATCTTGATAGAGAAGAATTCAATAAAATAATGAGCTTTTAA
- a CDS encoding HAD family hydrolase, with product MSYKYLFFDMDGTLFDTSEGIIYSMKKAYELNNLKPLEENEIIKLIGPTLDEIMNMLFKEDSKLKIKVRNDFRQIYASKGVFKLQLFPKVIKTLEILFKRNKKMYIITSKPSIFAEQIIEKFNMSKYFQKIFGVPLEGKIPSKSKRLKYLIRELNIPVKESIIIGDTESDINAGKYNNMDIICVKFGFCKNHEYLKNSCSYIINSFDDIFNIVGE from the coding sequence ATGTCCTATAAATATTTGTTTTTTGATATGGATGGAACACTTTTTGATACATCTGAAGGCATAATATATTCAATGAAAAAAGCATATGAATTAAATAATTTAAAACCTCTTGAAGAAAATGAAATTATAAAATTAATAGGGCCAACATTAGATGAAATAATGAATATGCTATTTAAAGAAGATTCAAAATTAAAAATAAAAGTAAGAAATGATTTTCGACAAATTTATGCATCAAAGGGTGTTTTTAAATTACAACTTTTTCCAAAAGTAATTAAAACTTTAGAAATATTATTTAAAAGAAATAAAAAAATGTATATTATAACCTCAAAACCATCAATATTTGCAGAACAAATAATAGAAAAATTCAACATGTCAAAATATTTCCAAAAAATTTTTGGTGTACCACTTGAAGGAAAAATACCATCAAAATCTAAAAGATTAAAGTATTTAATAAGAGAGCTTAATATACCAGTAAAAGAAAGCATAATAATTGGAGATACAGAAAGTGATATAAATGCTGGAAAATATAATAATATGGATATTATCTGTGTTAAATTTGGTTTTTGTAAAAATCATGAATATCTAAAAAACAGCTGTTCTTATATTATTAACTCTTTTGATGATATTTTTAATATTGTGGGTGAATAA
- the rfbG gene encoding CDP-glucose 4,6-dehydratase, producing the protein MKNFYKNKKVLITGHTGFKGSWLTIWLLKMGAKVIGYALDPYTQKDNFVLSKLSEKIIDIRDDVRNYDNLKNTFEKYKPDIIFHMAAQPLVRLSYKMPRDTFETNIMGTVNVLEAFKNTEESKVLINITSDKCYENKEWIWGYRENDPMGGYDPYSASKGASEIVSNAYLKSFFNPEKFNKHKKAIATVRAGNVIGGGDWAKDRIIPDCIRALEKDIPIEIRNPNAIRPWQNVLEPLSGYLLLGTKLLKNPKKYSGSWNFGPHLNSIITVREIVEKVIENYGNGFWKDLSNNTQPHEAKLLNLDISKSKFYLNWEPTLNISETINLTIDWYKNYKKENVYELCMKQIKYFENKKTGRRTNNG; encoded by the coding sequence ATGAAAAACTTCTATAAAAATAAAAAAGTATTAATAACAGGACATACAGGTTTTAAAGGGTCATGGTTGACAATATGGTTATTAAAAATGGGAGCTAAAGTAATAGGTTATGCTTTAGATCCATATACCCAAAAAGATAATTTTGTATTATCAAAATTATCAGAAAAAATAATTGATATACGTGACGATGTTAGAAATTATGATAATTTAAAAAATACATTTGAAAAATATAAACCAGATATAATATTTCATATGGCAGCTCAACCATTAGTTAGATTATCATATAAAATGCCACGTGACACTTTTGAAACTAATATTATGGGAACAGTAAATGTATTAGAAGCATTTAAAAATACTGAAGAATCAAAAGTTTTAATAAATATAACTTCGGATAAATGCTATGAAAATAAAGAATGGATATGGGGATATAGAGAAAATGATCCAATGGGAGGATATGATCCATACAGTGCCAGCAAAGGAGCAAGTGAAATTGTTTCAAATGCATATTTAAAATCATTCTTCAATCCTGAAAAGTTTAATAAACACAAAAAAGCAATAGCAACAGTTCGTGCAGGAAATGTAATAGGTGGTGGAGATTGGGCAAAAGATAGAATAATTCCAGATTGTATAAGAGCATTAGAAAAAGACATACCAATAGAAATAAGAAATCCAAATGCAATAAGACCTTGGCAAAATGTATTGGAACCATTAAGTGGATATTTATTATTAGGTACAAAATTATTAAAAAATCCCAAAAAATATAGTGGATCATGGAATTTTGGACCTCATTTAAATTCAATAATAACAGTAAGAGAAATAGTAGAAAAAGTAATAGAAAATTATGGAAATGGTTTCTGGAAAGACTTATCAAATAACACTCAACCACATGAAGCAAAATTATTAAATTTAGATATTAGTAAATCAAAATTTTATCTTAATTGGGAACCTACATTAAATATCTCTGAAACAATAAATCTAACAATTGATTGGTATAAAAATTATAAAAAAGAAAATGTATATGAATTATGTATGAAACAAATAAAATATTTTGAAAACAAAAAAACTGGTCGGAGGACTAACAATGGATAA
- the rfbH gene encoding lipopolysaccharide biosynthesis protein RfbH: MDKLRKEILELTKKYAKNKIKKEFIPGKTTIPFARRVFDEEEYMNLVESSLDGWLTTGRFSEKFEYEFAKFFGIKSVSLVNSGSSANFLALTALTSKKLGERKIKQGDEIITVAAGFPTTVNPIIQNNAIPVFIDVDIPTYNIKASEIEKAITKKTKAIMIAHTLGNPFNLDEVMRVAKKYNLWVVEDVCDAVGSTYNGKLVGTFGDIATVSFYPAHHITMGEGGAVLTNNLQLEKIVKSFRDWGRDCYCEPGFSNTCGMRFKQQHGTLPFGYDHKYVYSHIGYNLKLTDMQAAVGVAQLKKLPEFIEKRKKNFKLLKEGLKQFEEYLILPEATSKSDPSWFGFPITVKENKKFSRWDIVTYLEENKIMTRMLFGGNLTRQPAYEDVNYRIHGELTNTDIIMNNTFFIGVYPGINDEMIEYIQKTFKNFIN; encoded by the coding sequence ATGGATAAACTAAGAAAAGAAATATTAGAACTTACAAAGAAATATGCTAAAAATAAAATAAAAAAAGAATTTATACCTGGAAAAACAACAATACCCTTTGCTAGAAGAGTATTTGATGAAGAAGAATATATGAATTTAGTAGAATCATCACTTGATGGATGGTTAACAACAGGGAGATTTTCAGAAAAATTCGAATATGAATTCGCAAAGTTCTTTGGAATAAAAAGTGTATCTTTAGTAAATTCTGGTTCTTCAGCAAACTTCTTAGCATTAACTGCATTAACCTCAAAAAAATTAGGAGAAAGAAAAATAAAACAAGGTGATGAAATAATTACAGTAGCTGCAGGATTTCCAACAACAGTAAATCCTATAATACAAAATAATGCAATTCCTGTATTTATTGATGTAGACATACCAACATACAATATAAAAGCTAGCGAAATAGAAAAAGCAATAACAAAAAAAACAAAAGCAATAATGATAGCTCATACTTTGGGGAACCCTTTTAACTTAGATGAAGTAATGAGAGTTGCTAAAAAATACAACTTATGGGTAGTAGAAGATGTATGTGATGCAGTAGGTTCAACATATAATGGAAAACTTGTAGGAACATTTGGAGATATAGCAACAGTAAGCTTCTATCCAGCACATCATATAACTATGGGTGAAGGAGGAGCTGTATTAACAAATAATTTGCAATTAGAAAAAATAGTAAAATCATTTAGGGATTGGGGAAGAGATTGTTATTGCGAACCTGGATTTAGCAATACATGTGGAATGAGATTTAAACAACAACATGGTACTTTGCCATTTGGTTATGATCATAAATATGTATATTCACATATAGGTTATAATTTAAAACTAACAGACATGCAAGCTGCAGTTGGTGTTGCTCAACTAAAAAAATTACCTGAATTCATAGAAAAAAGGAAAAAGAACTTTAAATTACTAAAAGAAGGACTTAAACAATTTGAAGAATATTTAATACTTCCAGAAGCTACATCGAAAAGTGACCCATCTTGGTTTGGATTTCCTATAACAGTAAAAGAAAATAAAAAATTTTCTCGTTGGGATATAGTAACATATTTAGAAGAAAATAAAATAATGACTAGAATGTTATTTGGAGGAAATTTAACAAGGCAACCAGCATATGAAGATGTAAATTATAGGATTCATGGTGAATTAACAAATACAGACATAATTATGAATAATACATTTTTCATAGGAGTATATCCTGGAATAAACGATGAAATGATTGAATATATTCAAAAAACTTTTAAAAATTTTATAAATTAA
- a CDS encoding flagellin, with product MRINHNLNAINAWRNLGHTNTMIGKSLEKLSSGLRINRAGDDAAGLAISEKMRAQIKGYDMATKNAQDGISLIQTAEGALTEVHSMLQRMREISVQAANDTNNTEDRNALKKEITQLQTEINRIGSTTKFNGKSLFAASQSFSLQIGPDKDTNLVLNVKSQAVTTGTLTISGISITSNSAAQGAIASIDNAIKVVSSLRAQFGAYQNRLEHTVNNLSVSSENLTAAESRIRDVDMAKEMMKFTKQQILLQSSNAMLAQANQAPQQVLSLLR from the coding sequence ATGAGAATTAATCATAATTTAAATGCTATTAACGCTTGGAGAAACTTAGGTCACACTAACACTATGATTGGTAAATCTTTGGAAAAACTTTCTTCTGGTTTGAGAATTAATAGAGCTGGTGACGATGCTGCTGGTTTAGCTATTTCTGAAAAAATGAGAGCTCAAATTAAAGGTTATGATATGGCTACTAAAAATGCTCAAGATGGTATTTCCTTGATTCAAACCGCTGAAGGTGCTTTGACTGAAGTTCACTCTATGCTTCAAAGAATGAGAGAAATTTCTGTTCAAGCTGCTAATGACACCAATAACACTGAAGATAGAAATGCTCTTAAAAAAGAAATAACTCAACTACAAACTGAAATAAATAGAATTGGTTCTACTACTAAATTTAATGGAAAATCTTTATTTGCTGCTAGCCAATCATTTAGCTTGCAAATTGGTCCTGATAAAGATACTAATTTAGTTCTTAATGTTAAATCTCAAGCTGTTACAACAGGAACACTTACAATAAGTGGTATTTCTATAACTTCAAATTCGGCTGCACAAGGCGCAATAGCAAGTATTGATAATGCAATAAAAGTTGTTTCAAGCTTAAGAGCACAATTTGGAGCTTATCAAAATAGACTTGAACATACTGTTAATAATTTAAGTGTTTCAAGTGAAAATTTAACTGCTGCTGAATCTAGAATTAGAGATGTTGATATGGCTAAAGAAATGATGAAATTTACTAAACAACAAATTTTATTACAATCTTCTAACGCTATGCTAGCTCAAGCTAATCAAGCTCCTCAACAAGTTCTTTCTTTATTAAGATAA